One stretch of Pigmentiphaga aceris DNA includes these proteins:
- a CDS encoding organic hydroperoxide resistance protein — protein sequence MSIEKVLYRATAQATGGREGRAVSSDKVLDVKLTTPRELGGAGNEGTNPEQLFAAGYSACFLGALKFVASKEKVALPADVSVEGTVGIGQIPTGFGIEAALTISLPGLEKSVADDLVQKAHIVCPYSNATRGNIDVTLNVVV from the coding sequence ATGTCGATCGAAAAAGTGCTGTACCGCGCAACTGCTCAAGCAACCGGTGGCCGCGAAGGCCGTGCCGTCTCGTCGGACAAGGTGTTGGATGTCAAGCTCACCACCCCGCGTGAACTCGGCGGTGCCGGCAACGAAGGCACGAACCCGGAACAGCTGTTCGCGGCAGGTTATTCGGCTTGCTTCCTGGGCGCGCTGAAGTTCGTCGCCTCGAAAGAAAAAGTCGCCCTGCCGGCTGACGTCAGCGTCGAAGGCACCGTTGGCATCGGCCAGATCCCGACCGGTTTCGGCATCGAAGCCGCGCTCACGATCTCGCTGCCCGGCCTGGAAAAGAGCGTTGCCGACGACCTGGTGCAGAAAGCGCACATCGTCTGCCCATACTCGAACGCCACGCGCGGCAACATCGACGTCACGCTGAACGTGGTGGTGTAA
- a CDS encoding MarR family winged helix-turn-helix transcriptional regulator, which yields MTTKRPSPGSRDSDTPRLDQQLCFTLYSTSLAMNKLYRKLLGPLDITYPQYLVLMVLWERDSMTVSEIGERLFLDSATLTPLLKRMESSGLLSRARAASDERQVIVTLTDAGSALREQAKAMPEAVMCASSCSPEELTQMKDQLDRLRTQLAENM from the coding sequence ATGACGACGAAACGCCCTTCCCCCGGTAGCCGCGACAGCGACACGCCCCGACTCGATCAGCAGCTGTGCTTCACGCTGTATTCGACTTCGCTGGCGATGAACAAGCTGTACCGCAAGCTGCTTGGCCCGCTGGACATCACCTACCCGCAATACTTGGTGTTGATGGTGCTGTGGGAGCGCGACAGCATGACGGTGTCGGAAATCGGCGAACGTCTGTTCCTGGACTCCGCCACGCTTACCCCGTTGTTGAAGCGCATGGAATCGTCGGGTCTGCTCAGCCGGGCACGCGCCGCATCCGACGAACGTCAGGTCATTGTGACGCTGACCGACGCCGGCAGCGCATTGCGTGAACAGGCCAAGGCCATGCCGGAAGCCGTGATGTGCGCGTCGTCTTGCAGTCCTGAAGAACTGACGCAGATGAAAGATCAGCTGGACCGCCTGCGTACGCAGCTGGCGGAAAACATGTAA
- a CDS encoding 2-keto-4-pentenoate hydratase, protein MTDSTTFRQASDLLWTTWQSGGRLSTGLSDALRPTSRKDGYAIQALLDARSASPIFGWKIAATSTAGQAHIGVDGPLAGRILAERVHPDGATLSLANNLMRVAECEFAFRMGRTLLPRVAAYTRGQVLEAVASLHPAIEVPDSRYEAFEKVGVAQLAADNACAHDFLLGAPTQASWRGLDLVNFTVEAVVNDGHRHIGKGENVLGDPVIALVWLANELSSLGIPLEAGQVVTTGTCVKPIPVSPGDEVKAAFGELGRISVRFA, encoded by the coding sequence ATGACCGATTCCACGACTTTCCGCCAAGCGTCCGACCTGCTCTGGACCACTTGGCAAAGCGGTGGCCGTTTGAGCACTGGCTTGTCCGACGCCCTGCGCCCCACCAGCCGCAAAGACGGCTATGCCATTCAAGCGCTGCTGGATGCGCGCAGTGCCAGCCCGATCTTTGGCTGGAAAATCGCCGCCACCAGTACCGCAGGCCAGGCGCACATCGGTGTGGACGGCCCGCTTGCCGGCCGCATTCTGGCCGAACGCGTGCACCCGGACGGGGCCACGCTGTCACTGGCCAACAACCTGATGCGGGTCGCCGAATGCGAGTTTGCCTTCAGGATGGGGCGCACGCTGCTGCCACGTGTAGCGGCTTACACCCGTGGGCAAGTGCTGGAAGCTGTCGCCAGCCTGCATCCCGCCATCGAAGTGCCAGATTCGCGTTATGAAGCTTTCGAGAAAGTTGGTGTGGCGCAGCTGGCCGCCGACAATGCCTGCGCGCACGACTTTCTGCTGGGCGCGCCCACGCAAGCCAGCTGGCGCGGCCTGGACCTGGTGAATTTCACAGTCGAAGCCGTGGTGAACGACGGCCATCGGCACATCGGCAAAGGCGAAAACGTATTGGGTGACCCGGTGATTGCGCTGGTCTGGCTGGCCAACGAGTTGTCGTCGCTGGGCATTCCGCTGGAAGCCGGGCAGGTAGTGACCACGGGCACCTGCGTGAAGCCGATTCCTGTATCGCCGGGTGATGAAGTGAAAGCTGCCTTCGGGGAACTTGGGCGGATTTCGGTGCGCTTCGCCTGA
- a CDS encoding gamma-glutamylcyclotransferase family protein, whose translation MRHHVFAYGTLRSGEANDLAVHAESRGLPPPRTLGQARVPGRLVDFGGWPGLIDDGTLPGVLGEVFDVDASLLPLMDEIEEHVPGVDGCFVRRSIALQLDGLAVQAHYYPIDTRFLGDAVAIDHNDWIAYRQARDKAALDAAGIE comes from the coding sequence ATGCGCCATCATGTTTTTGCCTACGGCACCCTGCGTTCCGGCGAAGCCAACGACTTGGCCGTGCACGCGGAATCTCGCGGGCTGCCACCGCCGCGCACACTGGGTCAGGCCCGGGTCCCCGGTCGGCTGGTCGATTTTGGTGGCTGGCCCGGTCTGATCGATGACGGCACCCTGCCCGGGGTGCTGGGCGAGGTGTTCGATGTGGACGCCAGCCTGCTGCCCTTGATGGACGAGATCGAAGAGCATGTGCCGGGGGTGGATGGTTGTTTTGTCCGTCGCAGCATTGCCTTGCAGCTGGATGGCCTGGCGGTCCAGGCGCATTACTACCCGATCGACACGCGTTTTCTGGGGGATGCAGTGGCCATCGACCACAACGACTGGATTGCGTATCGGCAGGCGCGCGACAAGGCTGCGCTGGACGCGGCGGGTATTGAGTAA
- a CDS encoding UDP-N-acetylglucosamine 1-carboxyvinyltransferase gives MSHLIVHGGRPLRGQILPSANKNAVLPVLCATLLSDKPIRLHNVPEITDVKKILDIFRLLGSQVAVDFKAGTLDLHHQHTKFDPLVHRLPEEMRSSIMLVPPLLARFGVARLEDDVKGCTLGVREIDPHVEVFRRFGGVVERTAGSLIIRTEATLQANDHWLDYASVTTTENFVLAAASANGVSTLTNAACEPHVQEFCRFMMMLGVPIQGVGTSRVTVQGGAQLGGGEFHFEEDFHEITTFLALGAITDGEIRVKNTAPTQFPLIDRTFQKFGIEIEHRDGWSTAHRDGPLKVRQPFTANTLTKVEAAPWPYFPVDLLPIFIALGVQAQGSALFWNKVYDGALGWSGELSKFGAHVFQSDPHRLITFGGSPLVPAVVESPYIIRVAIALLMVAASVEGESQIMNATPIRRAHPGFIENLRSVGAEVEWMADE, from the coding sequence ATGTCCCATCTTATCGTTCACGGTGGTCGCCCCCTGCGCGGCCAGATTCTGCCGTCCGCCAACAAGAACGCCGTGTTGCCGGTGCTGTGCGCCACCTTGCTGAGCGACAAGCCGATCAGGTTGCACAACGTGCCCGAGATCACGGACGTGAAAAAGATCCTGGATATTTTCCGTCTGCTGGGCAGTCAGGTGGCGGTCGACTTCAAGGCCGGCACGCTGGACCTGCATCATCAGCACACCAAATTCGACCCCCTGGTGCACCGCCTGCCGGAAGAAATGCGTTCGTCCATCATGCTGGTGCCGCCGCTGCTGGCCCGCTTTGGCGTGGCGCGCCTGGAAGACGACGTGAAAGGCTGCACGCTGGGTGTGCGCGAAATCGATCCGCACGTGGAAGTGTTCCGTCGCTTCGGCGGCGTGGTGGAACGCACCGCAGGTTCGCTGATCATTCGCACTGAGGCCACCTTGCAGGCCAACGACCACTGGCTGGATTACGCGTCGGTCACCACCACGGAAAACTTCGTGCTGGCCGCCGCATCGGCCAACGGCGTGTCCACCCTGACCAATGCTGCATGTGAACCGCACGTGCAGGAATTCTGCCGCTTCATGATGATGCTGGGCGTGCCGATCCAGGGCGTGGGCACCTCGCGCGTGACCGTGCAGGGTGGGGCGCAACTGGGTGGCGGTGAATTCCACTTCGAAGAAGATTTCCACGAAATCACCACCTTCCTGGCGCTCGGTGCCATCACCGACGGCGAAATCCGCGTCAAGAACACCGCGCCCACGCAATTCCCGCTGATCGACCGCACCTTCCAGAAATTCGGCATCGAGATCGAACACCGCGACGGCTGGAGCACCGCCCACCGCGACGGCCCGCTGAAAGTGCGCCAACCCTTCACCGCCAACACCCTGACCAAAGTCGAAGCCGCCCCCTGGCCATACTTCCCGGTCGACCTGCTGCCGATCTTCATCGCACTCGGCGTGCAGGCCCAGGGCAGCGCGCTGTTCTGGAACAAGGTCTACGACGGCGCACTGGGCTGGTCGGGCGAACTGTCGAAATTCGGCGCGCACGTGTTCCAGTCCGACCCGCATCGCCTGATCACCTTCGGCGGCTCGCCGCTGGTGCCGGCGGTCGTCGAAAGCCCCTACATCATCCGTGTGGCGATTGCCCTGTTGATGGTCGCGGCCAGCGTCGAAGGCGAATCGCAGATCATGAACGCCACCCCGATCCGCCGCGCGCATCCGGGCTTCATTGAAAACCTGCGCTCGGTGGGTGCGGAAGTGGAGTGGATGGCTGACGAGTAA
- a CDS encoding zinc ribbon domain-containing protein YjdM gives MTAALTCPQCTLENVYPDGANHVCADCGFEWPLHAADAEEDDDVVVKDANGNVLVDGDSVVLIKDLKVKGSSIVLKVGTKVKSIRVVGGDHDIDCKVDGVSFSLKSEFLRKA, from the coding sequence ATGACCGCAGCACTCACCTGTCCCCAATGCACGCTTGAAAACGTCTACCCGGACGGTGCGAATCATGTCTGCGCCGACTGCGGTTTCGAGTGGCCGTTGCATGCTGCTGACGCTGAAGAAGATGACGATGTCGTGGTGAAAGACGCCAACGGCAACGTGCTGGTCGATGGCGATTCGGTCGTGCTGATCAAAGACCTGAAGGTGAAAGGCTCGTCCATCGTGCTGAAAGTGGGCACGAAGGTGAAGAGCATTCGTGTGGTCGGCGGCGACCACGATATCGACTGCAAGGTCGATGGCGTGAGCTTCAGTTTGAAGTCGGAGTTCTTGCGCAAGGCGTGA
- the gstA gene encoding glutathione transferase GstA has protein sequence MKLYYIPGACSLAPHIVMHELGLDVTLVKVDHKTHTTEDGRDFYELSPFGYVPVLALDDGDVLREGPAILQFLADLQPALRLTPDGGTRERLRLQEWLGFINSEIHKGFIPLLYAVAAGKYGVEHAKPKLEKRYAWIDAQLADRPYLMGDTYTVADAYLFALTQWGQAPWLASVYRADIHFDALSHLQAWYLRMRERPAVRLALAAEGLK, from the coding sequence ATGAAGCTCTACTACATTCCTGGCGCCTGCTCGCTGGCTCCGCATATCGTGATGCACGAGCTGGGATTGGACGTCACCCTGGTCAAGGTGGATCACAAGACGCACACCACTGAAGACGGCCGGGACTTTTACGAACTCAGCCCATTTGGCTATGTGCCGGTACTGGCGCTTGATGACGGTGACGTCCTGCGGGAAGGGCCGGCCATCTTGCAGTTCCTGGCCGACTTACAGCCCGCCTTGCGTCTGACACCAGACGGCGGAACGCGTGAGCGCTTGCGTCTGCAAGAGTGGCTGGGCTTCATCAACTCGGAAATCCACAAGGGATTCATTCCGCTGTTGTATGCAGTGGCGGCGGGCAAATATGGCGTTGAGCATGCCAAGCCGAAACTGGAAAAGCGTTACGCGTGGATCGATGCGCAGCTTGCAGACAGGCCTTACCTGATGGGCGACACCTATACGGTGGCAGATGCTTATCTGTTTGCGCTGACCCAGTGGGGTCAAGCTCCGTGGCTGGCTTCCGTCTACCGGGCCGATATTCACTTCGATGCGCTGTCACACCTGCAGGCTTGGTACCTGCGCATGCGGGAGCGGCCAGCCGTGCGCTTGGCGCTGGCGGCGGAAGGTCTTAAATAG